In Sphingobacterium thalpophilum, a genomic segment contains:
- the rlmN gene encoding 23S rRNA (adenine(2503)-C(2))-methyltransferase RlmN → MSLIYSYLCTVIEKSKIIDIRSLSLDQIKDQLTALGEQGFRAKQIYEWIWVKSCVDFDQMSNLSKPLREKLKANFTINAVTVKESQISSDKTIKSSFWLYDNNIIEGVLIPAPERMTACVSSQVGCSLTCKFCATGYMDRKRNLNADEIYDQVVLISKQAEEHYGQPLTNIVYMGMGEPLLNYANMMKSVERITAPDGLNMAAKRITVSTAGIAKMIKKLGDDQVRFNLALSLHAANDKKRNEIMPINEQNSLKALAEALKYFYAKTKSPITFEYIVFNNFNDELEDAKELAKFCKHVPCKVNLIEYNPIALADFLNAEADKIEVFANYLKSQGIITNVRRSRGKDIDAACGQLAIKDKEKEESEA, encoded by the coding sequence TTGTCACTTATTTATTCTTATCTTTGTACCGTGATTGAAAAAAGTAAAATAATAGATATCAGGAGTTTGTCTTTGGATCAGATCAAAGATCAACTTACCGCGTTGGGGGAGCAGGGCTTTCGTGCGAAGCAGATTTATGAATGGATTTGGGTGAAATCTTGCGTAGATTTTGATCAGATGAGTAATTTGAGTAAGCCCCTTCGTGAGAAGCTGAAAGCGAATTTTACGATCAATGCAGTTACAGTCAAAGAATCTCAGATCAGCTCAGATAAAACAATTAAAAGTAGTTTTTGGCTCTATGACAACAACATCATTGAAGGGGTGTTAATACCTGCTCCGGAACGAATGACCGCTTGTGTCAGCTCACAGGTGGGCTGTAGCTTAACCTGTAAGTTCTGTGCAACAGGTTATATGGACCGTAAACGGAACCTTAATGCCGATGAGATCTATGATCAAGTCGTTCTTATCAGCAAGCAAGCCGAAGAGCACTATGGGCAGCCACTGACAAATATCGTTTATATGGGGATGGGCGAGCCCTTGTTGAATTATGCCAATATGATGAAGTCTGTTGAGCGCATTACAGCGCCGGATGGATTGAATATGGCCGCCAAGCGGATCACGGTGTCCACAGCGGGTATCGCAAAAATGATTAAGAAATTGGGTGATGATCAGGTACGTTTTAACCTAGCACTTTCTTTGCATGCGGCAAATGACAAAAAACGGAATGAAATTATGCCTATCAATGAGCAGAACTCACTGAAAGCATTGGCAGAAGCACTCAAATATTTTTATGCGAAAACAAAGAGCCCAATTACATTTGAATATATTGTCTTTAACAATTTCAATGATGAGTTGGAGGATGCAAAAGAACTGGCCAAGTTCTGTAAACATGTTCCTTGTAAGGTCAACCTGATTGAATACAACCCTATCGCACTGGCCGATTTCCTGAACGCTGAAGCAGATAAAATCGAGGTATTTGCAAATTATTTAAAAAGCCAAGGTATCATCACGAATGTGAGACGTAGCCGTGGTAAAGATATCGATGCAGCCTGCGGACAATTAGCAATTAAAGATAAGGAAAAAGAGGAATCCGAAGCATAA
- a CDS encoding glycosyltransferase, whose protein sequence is MKEKKVLFIGLVWPEPTSSAAGFRMMQLIETFINRSYQITFASAAAKSPYSAPLQSLGIQEQAIVLNSNSFDEFIAQLKPDIVVFDRFMVEEQYGWRVAQHCPDALRVLDTEDLHFLRQARQTSVKNNGDFSFQELFTDTAKREIAAILRSDLSLIISESEMKILIEEFRISPDILYYLPFLEDEITAADVEQWNTFEERKNLLFIGNFIHEPNWHTVQYLKTQIWPQLRKMLPKAELHIYGAYATQKVLQLNNPKENFLIKGRAESARLTMESYRLLVAPIQFGAGVKGKFIDAMQTGTPSVTTTVGAEAMKGNLDWNGFIEDDPETFCRKTVELYENEDLWKTAQEHGIRIINERYEKRKYQADFMTNLSLLKAQIDRHRQQNFISQILLHHTMQSTKYMSLWIEEKNK, encoded by the coding sequence ATGAAAGAGAAAAAGGTTTTGTTCATCGGACTGGTGTGGCCAGAGCCAACATCTTCAGCAGCGGGCTTCCGTATGATGCAATTAATTGAGACGTTTATTAATCGCTCTTATCAGATTACATTTGCTTCTGCTGCTGCCAAATCGCCGTATAGTGCACCTTTACAGTCTCTCGGGATCCAGGAACAGGCCATCGTACTGAATAGCAACAGCTTTGATGAATTTATTGCGCAACTTAAGCCCGACATTGTTGTATTTGACCGCTTTATGGTAGAAGAGCAATATGGTTGGCGTGTTGCACAGCATTGTCCAGATGCACTCCGCGTACTTGACACGGAAGATTTGCATTTTTTGCGTCAGGCGAGACAGACATCCGTCAAAAATAACGGTGATTTTTCCTTTCAAGAGTTATTTACTGATACGGCCAAACGGGAAATTGCCGCGATATTGCGCAGTGACCTCTCGTTGATCATTTCCGAATCCGAAATGAAGATTCTGATCGAAGAATTTCGCATTTCACCCGATATCCTTTATTATCTCCCTTTTCTTGAAGATGAGATCACTGCTGCCGATGTGGAGCAATGGAACACCTTCGAAGAGCGCAAGAACTTATTATTTATCGGAAATTTTATCCATGAGCCGAACTGGCATACGGTACAATACCTAAAAACACAAATCTGGCCGCAATTACGGAAGATGCTCCCAAAAGCAGAATTACACATTTATGGCGCCTATGCAACCCAAAAAGTACTACAGTTAAACAACCCAAAAGAGAATTTCCTGATCAAGGGCCGAGCGGAATCTGCTCGTCTGACCATGGAAAGTTACCGTCTACTGGTGGCTCCAATTCAATTTGGTGCCGGTGTGAAAGGGAAGTTTATCGACGCCATGCAGACAGGCACTCCATCTGTTACCACGACAGTTGGAGCAGAAGCCATGAAGGGTAATTTGGACTGGAATGGGTTTATCGAAGACGATCCCGAAACTTTCTGCCGAAAGACTGTCGAACTTTACGAAAACGAAGATCTTTGGAAAACGGCCCAAGAGCATGGTATCCGTATTATCAACGAGCGTTATGAAAAACGAAAGTATCAGGCTGACTTTATGACGAATCTATCTTTGTTAAAAGCGCAGATTGACAGGCACCGCCAACAAAACTTTATTAGTCAGATATTGTTGCACCACACGATGCAGAGCACAAAATATATGTCTTTATGGATTGAAGAAAAAAATAAATAG
- a CDS encoding ComF family protein gives MKSELNKVFSDFIAIFFPRECGCCGCVLKYQEKFVCTACDFHLPYTNFHEYSDNDTARQLWGKAPVEEACSFLLLQKDSRVERLIYQIKYNNQPFLAEYFGYLYGLKLIKIKAYQDINCIVPVPLHRSKFRKRGYNQSTYFGRGLSRAMGIPLREDILVRKKATMSQTGKGRIDRYDNVSDIFDYKGTMLPANVHILVVDDVLTTGATVVSAALTLLDAVDCRVSVATLARA, from the coding sequence ATGAAATCCGAATTAAATAAGGTTTTTAGCGATTTTATAGCCATATTTTTTCCAAGGGAATGTGGCTGTTGCGGCTGTGTGCTAAAATATCAGGAAAAGTTTGTCTGTACAGCATGCGATTTCCATTTGCCTTATACTAACTTTCACGAATATTCGGATAATGATACCGCAAGACAGCTCTGGGGGAAAGCTCCTGTGGAAGAGGCCTGTTCATTCTTATTATTGCAAAAGGATAGTCGCGTAGAGCGCCTCATTTATCAGATTAAATACAATAACCAACCTTTTCTTGCAGAATATTTTGGTTATCTATACGGCTTAAAATTAATCAAAATAAAGGCCTATCAGGATATCAATTGTATTGTTCCTGTGCCATTGCACCGTAGCAAATTCCGAAAAAGAGGCTACAACCAATCCACTTACTTCGGAAGAGGGTTGTCCAGAGCAATGGGAATCCCCTTGCGGGAAGATATTTTAGTCAGGAAGAAAGCGACAATGAGCCAAACGGGTAAGGGGCGGATCGACCGGTACGACAATGTAAGTGATATTTTCGATTACAAAGGCACTATGTTGCCGGCTAACGTACATATCCTTGTGGTTGACGATGTATTGACCACGGGAGCAACGGTTGTTTCAGCAGCATTGACACTCTTAGATGCAGTTGATTGCAGGGTATCTGTTGCTACGCTGGCAAGAGCCTAG
- a CDS encoding phosphatidylglycerol lysyltransferase domain-containing protein, protein MAKTIAQRIRHFSPKTYWKELIAVLVILLAFVFFRNERKELAAIIPHLRAANLTWVLVGVGITLVYIVLQGLMYVQSFKAIGLSINLRIAIDLFLKRNLLSVFLPAGGISSLAYTTTQLRKRNLNTTQIHQAGALYGYVGLLTVFLIGVPVILYTIWHNKNFGDAWISLVVLGLLLGVVFWLVWSFRTHKGVYRWVELKFPAVASNIDEIFSGEVKLKYLLGTMLASMVVECCGIAHAFVSMYALGLDHSFEAAAIAYTVSVVLMIVSPFLRGLGAVELTMLYIFKAYGYSQAEGLGITILYRAFEFWLPLVLGLLAFAWRGKQLLARIGPALLIFFLGMVNLVSVLTPPLADRMKLDRFYLPLEAIHASKFMVLVLGLGLLVTSTYLIKGFRIAFWIAVVFSALSLFGHVFKALDYEEASVALLTLILLAVSYKQYRIKSNIRWVRIGFITFFVALLAICLFDVLSFYFIDKQHFGVDFTWRQSIYHTARSFLLFADDELMPQTAFGQEFLRITQVLGLFCWLLLIYALARPRLLADEDSSQSELERAEQLLIEFGQSPMDFFKLGKDKSLFFSEVSEGFTAYRLANEFAIVLDEPVCEQGDKEELVQEFDQYCYANGLKAIYYRVDENSLVHFSSLRKQKITIGQEAVLELETFKLEGKERKSLRNGLNAIQKKGFTTEVLKAPQEKAIIDQLRIISNEWLKEFDKKEMVFSQGMFDENELILQDIIVLKNEQNTIVAFLNIIPDYAKDECTYDMIRKSLDAPGGSMDALIVELIGYAKAKKYVYLNLGMVPMTGLGATDSPAEKIMKFASTRLGNFKHYHSLRDFKEKYATFWENKYLIFDNDFDLIQLPVALVKVMKPNE, encoded by the coding sequence ATGGCCAAAACTATTGCGCAACGAATTCGACATTTTTCACCAAAGACCTATTGGAAGGAACTAATAGCTGTTTTGGTTATTTTGTTGGCCTTTGTATTTTTTAGAAATGAACGAAAAGAGCTTGCTGCCATCATTCCACATTTGCGTGCGGCCAATCTAACCTGGGTTTTGGTCGGCGTTGGAATTACTCTCGTCTATATTGTACTTCAGGGATTGATGTATGTGCAGAGTTTTAAAGCGATAGGCCTTTCTATTAACCTGAGAATCGCTATTGATCTTTTCCTCAAGCGAAATTTACTCAGTGTGTTTCTGCCTGCGGGTGGGATTAGTTCTTTGGCATATACAACGACGCAGTTGCGAAAAAGAAATTTGAATACGACGCAAATTCATCAAGCAGGGGCGCTGTATGGCTATGTCGGACTACTGACGGTCTTTCTGATCGGTGTACCTGTTATATTGTATACGATTTGGCACAATAAAAATTTTGGTGATGCCTGGATCTCATTGGTGGTTTTGGGGCTGCTTCTGGGCGTCGTATTTTGGCTCGTTTGGTCTTTTAGAACACACAAAGGCGTCTATCGTTGGGTTGAACTAAAATTTCCTGCTGTAGCCTCTAATATTGATGAAATATTCTCAGGAGAGGTCAAGCTAAAATATTTGTTGGGTACCATGCTGGCATCGATGGTCGTTGAATGTTGCGGTATTGCCCATGCTTTTGTAAGTATGTATGCCCTTGGTTTGGACCACTCTTTCGAGGCTGCGGCTATTGCCTATACTGTTTCGGTGGTATTGATGATTGTTTCTCCTTTTCTACGGGGGCTTGGGGCTGTAGAGTTGACTATGCTGTATATTTTTAAAGCGTACGGCTACTCGCAGGCAGAAGGATTGGGCATTACAATTCTCTACCGGGCATTCGAATTTTGGCTACCTTTAGTCCTGGGGCTTCTGGCTTTTGCATGGCGTGGGAAACAATTGCTGGCACGTATTGGCCCAGCGCTGCTTATCTTCTTCTTGGGCATGGTAAATCTCGTATCTGTATTGACGCCTCCTTTGGCCGACCGGATGAAACTTGATCGTTTCTATTTGCCTTTAGAAGCAATTCACGCTTCCAAATTTATGGTGTTAGTGTTAGGCTTAGGGCTGTTGGTGACCTCGACTTACTTGATCAAAGGTTTCCGAATTGCATTTTGGATCGCCGTAGTGTTTAGCGCCTTGTCGCTTTTTGGGCACGTGTTTAAGGCATTGGACTATGAAGAAGCTTCGGTTGCTTTATTGACCTTGATTTTACTGGCCGTGAGCTATAAGCAATATCGGATCAAGAGTAATATTCGCTGGGTGCGAATCGGGTTTATCACATTTTTTGTTGCTCTCCTAGCCATATGCCTGTTTGACGTATTGAGCTTCTACTTCATTGATAAACAGCATTTCGGTGTCGACTTCACCTGGCGACAATCTATCTATCATACAGCACGAAGCTTCCTCTTGTTTGCTGATGATGAATTGATGCCCCAAACGGCATTTGGACAAGAATTCCTGCGGATTACGCAAGTACTTGGACTTTTTTGTTGGCTCCTACTAATCTACGCGTTAGCCCGTCCCCGTCTCCTCGCAGATGAAGACTCTAGCCAATCTGAATTGGAACGTGCAGAACAATTATTGATTGAGTTTGGTCAGTCTCCCATGGATTTCTTTAAATTGGGAAAAGATAAGAGTTTGTTTTTCTCAGAAGTCTCGGAGGGATTTACCGCTTATCGCTTGGCGAATGAATTTGCTATTGTATTGGATGAGCCTGTCTGTGAACAGGGGGATAAGGAAGAGTTGGTCCAGGAATTCGATCAATACTGTTATGCGAATGGTTTAAAGGCCATTTATTACCGTGTTGATGAAAATAGTTTGGTTCATTTTTCATCCCTACGTAAACAGAAGATCACCATTGGACAAGAGGCTGTATTAGAATTGGAAACATTCAAGCTCGAAGGAAAAGAACGTAAGTCATTACGCAATGGACTTAATGCAATTCAAAAAAAGGGTTTTACAACAGAAGTGTTGAAAGCGCCGCAGGAAAAAGCAATTATAGATCAGTTAAGGATAATTTCCAACGAATGGTTAAAAGAATTTGATAAAAAGGAAATGGTTTTTTCACAAGGGATGTTTGATGAAAATGAGCTTATTTTGCAAGATATCATTGTACTGAAAAATGAGCAGAATACTATCGTAGCCTTTCTGAATATCATCCCCGACTATGCGAAAGATGAGTGCACCTACGATATGATTCGGAAGTCTCTTGATGCACCGGGTGGTAGCATGGATGCATTGATTGTTGAGCTTATTGGGTATGCTAAGGCCAAAAAGTACGTCTATCTAAATTTGGGCATGGTACCGATGACGGGGTTGGGGGCGACAGATAGTCCCGCAGAAAAGATTATGAAATTTGCCTCAACACGATTGGGTAACTTTAAACATTACCATAGCCTGCGCGACTTTAAAGAGAAGTATGCGACATTTTGGGAAAATAAATACCTTATATTTGATAATGATTTTGATCTCATACAACTTCCTGTAGCACTGGTCAAAGTAATGAAACCGAACGAATAG
- a CDS encoding PadR family transcriptional regulator, whose protein sequence is MIAENTQIQMRKGILEYCILSIISRGEIYASDIISELKKAQLLVVEGTLYPLLTRLKNNGLLSYIWKESTSGPPRKYYEITQEGLEVLSRLDVTWNELVFAVNTSLVGRNNDSTKPVKDNNDE, encoded by the coding sequence ATGATAGCTGAAAATACACAAATCCAAATGAGGAAGGGGATACTTGAATATTGTATCCTATCCATAATTTCTCGAGGAGAAATTTATGCCTCCGATATTATCAGCGAACTGAAGAAAGCTCAATTATTGGTTGTGGAAGGAACCTTATATCCGCTTTTAACACGTCTAAAAAACAATGGACTGTTAAGCTATATATGGAAGGAGTCAACTTCAGGTCCGCCTAGAAAATATTATGAAATTACCCAAGAAGGGTTAGAAGTCCTTTCGCGACTAGATGTTACCTGGAATGAGCTCGTGTTTGCTGTAAACACGTCATTGGTGGGTAGAAACAATGATTCAACTAAACCAGTTAAAGATAATAACGATGAATAA
- a CDS encoding tRNA-(ms[2]io[6]A)-hydroxylase → MLGLKLLTDPRWANIAEGNLEEILTDHAWCEQKAASNAISLITNNSEHEDLVHELTAIAIEEMEHFKMVIDIIKERGYTLGRERKDDYVGQLMKFSKKDGSRNMAFIDRLLFAAMIEARSCERFRVLSQNIQDKDLAMFYYDLMVSEANHYTTFLNFARKYSVDVDVEKRWKEWLEFEGKLIQSYGSKEAIHG, encoded by the coding sequence ATGCTTGGATTAAAGTTGTTGACAGATCCGCGATGGGCAAACATTGCAGAAGGAAATTTAGAAGAGATTTTGACAGATCATGCCTGGTGTGAACAAAAGGCTGCTTCAAATGCCATATCCTTAATTACCAACAACTCAGAACACGAAGATTTGGTGCATGAGCTGACAGCAATTGCCATCGAAGAAATGGAACATTTTAAGATGGTTATTGATATCATCAAAGAACGTGGCTATACCTTGGGTCGTGAACGAAAAGATGATTATGTCGGTCAATTGATGAAATTCTCTAAAAAAGATGGCAGTAGAAATATGGCTTTTATTGACCGTTTATTATTCGCGGCGATGATTGAAGCCCGTAGCTGTGAACGTTTTAGAGTGCTTTCACAAAATATTCAAGATAAAGATCTTGCGATGTTTTACTATGATTTAATGGTGTCTGAGGCAAATCATTACACCACATTTCTAAATTTTGCACGCAAATATTCCGTAGACGTCGACGTAGAAAAGCGTTGGAAGGAGTGGTTGGAATTTGAAGGGAAGCTAATTCAGTCGTACGGAAGTAAAGAAGCCATTCATGGCTAA
- a CDS encoding VanZ family protein, with amino-acid sequence MIKILLDYKWCFIWAIIVIVLCTLPGNNFDAVPAYPGMDKLVHCGMFFVFCTLLYNGVIQQFHGKPTRWLPIFVVSILGFLFAGLTELLQLYIFTYRSGDWWDLFADSIGIGMAGFAYLLNYVNRRRK; translated from the coding sequence ATGATTAAAATCTTATTAGACTATAAGTGGTGTTTTATTTGGGCCATAATAGTTATTGTTTTATGCACCCTCCCGGGCAATAATTTTGATGCAGTTCCCGCCTATCCAGGTATGGATAAATTAGTCCATTGTGGGATGTTCTTTGTTTTCTGTACATTGCTATACAACGGTGTAATCCAGCAATTCCATGGTAAACCGACCCGTTGGCTTCCAATCTTTGTCGTTTCCATCCTTGGTTTTTTATTTGCAGGACTGACAGAGTTACTTCAGCTTTATATTTTTACGTATCGCAGCGGTGACTGGTGGGATTTATTTGCAGACAGCATCGGAATCGGCATGGCAGGATTTGCCTATCTCCTAAACTATGTCAACCGACGTCGCAAATAA
- a CDS encoding Atu2307/SP_0267 family LLM class monooxygenase gives MELGIGMFGDSRIDPVTGQIQAAQDRMKEIIEEIKLMDQVGLDFFGIGEHHRADYAVAAPEIILAAVSTVTKNIKLGSAVSVLSSADPVKLFQDFAAVDLLSDGRAELMAGRGSFIESFPLFGYDLKDYSELFEEKLELLLRLNKQNPITWRGNFRAPLINQEVFPRPKNGSLPIWVAVGGTTSSVIRAGKLGLPVMFAIIGGMYESFDHLFDMYRQAYEDNGHDMANFQVGVHMHAFFGDNNAQVADYYYPIYSAQMDRIGASRGWPPYQRTQYDFGRSSRGHLIVGDAAYAVDKILQIQEKFGLTRFSAHMDVGAPGHKEMLRSIEIFGEKIAPEIRKALHKDA, from the coding sequence ATGGAATTAGGAATAGGAATGTTTGGCGACTCGAGGATAGATCCTGTTACAGGTCAAATCCAGGCAGCACAAGATAGAATGAAAGAAATTATTGAAGAGATCAAGCTTATGGATCAAGTAGGATTGGATTTCTTTGGAATAGGGGAGCATCACCGTGCAGATTATGCGGTTGCAGCACCCGAAATTATCTTGGCTGCGGTTTCTACCGTTACCAAAAATATTAAATTGGGCAGTGCAGTTTCGGTATTAAGTTCTGCCGATCCGGTTAAATTATTTCAGGATTTCGCAGCCGTCGATCTTTTATCCGATGGACGTGCTGAGCTCATGGCTGGAAGAGGATCCTTCATTGAATCCTTCCCTTTATTTGGTTATGATCTAAAAGATTATTCCGAGTTGTTTGAGGAAAAACTAGAGCTTTTGCTTCGCCTGAATAAGCAAAATCCAATTACTTGGCGCGGTAATTTTAGAGCACCATTAATCAATCAGGAAGTTTTCCCACGACCTAAAAATGGATCACTACCGATTTGGGTTGCAGTAGGTGGCACAACATCTTCTGTGATCCGTGCCGGAAAGTTGGGCTTACCGGTTATGTTTGCCATCATCGGCGGGATGTATGAAAGCTTCGATCATTTATTTGACATGTACCGTCAAGCATATGAGGATAATGGGCATGATATGGCTAATTTTCAGGTCGGAGTACACATGCATGCGTTCTTTGGCGATAACAACGCGCAGGTAGCAGACTACTATTATCCGATTTATTCGGCACAGATGGATCGTATCGGTGCAAGTCGTGGATGGCCGCCATACCAACGCACACAATATGACTTCGGAAGGTCTTCCAGAGGACACCTTATTGTTGGGGATGCTGCTTATGCCGTAGATAAAATATTGCAAATACAGGAGAAATTTGGATTGACACGCTTCTCTGCACATATGGATGTGGGCGCCCCTGGGCATAAAGAAATGCTGCGTTCTATAGAGATTTTTGGTGAGAAAATAGCACCTGAAATTCGAAAGGCTCTTCATAAAGATGCCTAA
- a CDS encoding AcvB/VirJ family lysyl-phosphatidylglycerol hydrolase produces the protein MKKIATLLIIAGMAFHAFAQQRLIDMKYWNNKAALPLVLYLSGDGGFNSFSNKLCELIAGVGYTVAAIDSKTYFWKKKSPSEIAADVSNTLKNVLLARQNMHLFVVGYSFGADAVPFIINRLDPVIKKNLKSVVLLEPSVSTDLEIHIADILGRSNTKRSLDVIAEINRMGAVKTGVILGDDEADFPIQKITLKNFTKKYLSGGHHFSGNADQVAKNTVALF, from the coding sequence ATGAAAAAAATAGCTACCTTATTAATAATTGCTGGCATGGCGTTTCATGCGTTTGCACAACAGCGTTTGATTGACATGAAATATTGGAACAATAAAGCTGCATTACCTTTGGTTCTCTATCTGAGTGGCGATGGTGGATTTAATTCATTCTCTAACAAGCTTTGTGAGCTGATTGCTGGAGTAGGATATACTGTGGCAGCGATCGATTCGAAAACCTATTTCTGGAAGAAGAAAAGCCCGAGTGAGATTGCTGCCGATGTTTCGAATACACTGAAAAACGTACTCTTAGCACGGCAAAATATGCATCTTTTTGTAGTGGGGTATTCATTTGGCGCAGACGCGGTTCCTTTTATTATTAATCGCCTGGATCCCGTCATTAAGAAGAACCTAAAGAGTGTTGTCCTGCTGGAACCATCTGTGTCAACAGATTTGGAGATTCATATAGCGGATATTTTGGGTCGGAGTAATACAAAACGGAGTCTTGACGTGATCGCGGAAATCAATCGAATGGGTGCAGTCAAAACGGGCGTTATTCTTGGTGATGATGAAGCTGATTTCCCGATACAGAAGATAACACTTAAGAATTTTACAAAAAAATACCTCTCCGGCGGGCATCATTTTAGTGGCAATGCAGACCAGGTCGCGAAGAATACTGTTGCACTCTTTTAG
- a CDS encoding PspC domain-containing protein, with protein MNKTIIININSIVFHIEEDAYEVLRSYMIDIKKHFGQSEDSKEILEDIENRISEMFTEKIQAGSKEVLNMDDVNAVIEQMGSVSDFESEDQDGYASFQRQPNADGFKVGKKLMRDPDDKVFSGVCSGLGHFFGIEAKWVRLLFALFVVIGGSGVLVYVILWIVMPLAVTRADKMEMRGEAPNIQNFKRSFDEEMSGVRDSFSRGMDRTGDGVAKLLQVFVKVIGVFFVIIVGLTLIGLIIGLIFFALAIVNVIPDVMDDSGPFYLMNPSDVPFALIAGFLAIFIPFAGLFYLLLRVLFEKKPMNNYLTTTLFLVWLASIGGIIYYATSVAKEFKESSTIVEEKPLQKQAVYYLNENDIRVIRLKNGVKSGLGIRNENLSTYLRRNIRIRVERIDSLQEPYVRYEYSAKGNSYKVATDRAGKINYALRQDSTSLTFDNAFQLNEGELYRDQEVNITLFLPVGTKLIINDNLEDKLRDISFYECRDRYSEDLRDIKEVEFVVTSLGLKCALPPKKSDDSDETDAERNEVIANDTSVVIRRDTIINVKKDGVTIETKKK; from the coding sequence ATGAATAAGACAATAATTATCAACATAAATAGTATCGTCTTCCATATTGAAGAGGATGCTTATGAGGTGCTTCGCTCCTACATGATTGATATAAAGAAGCACTTTGGACAATCGGAAGATAGTAAGGAGATTTTGGAGGACATCGAAAATCGTATTTCTGAAATGTTTACCGAGAAGATTCAGGCTGGCAGCAAAGAAGTTCTGAATATGGACGATGTTAATGCCGTTATCGAGCAAATGGGGAGCGTCAGCGATTTCGAGTCTGAGGATCAGGATGGTTATGCGTCTTTTCAGCGCCAGCCAAATGCAGATGGTTTTAAAGTAGGGAAGAAGCTGATGCGCGATCCCGATGACAAAGTTTTCAGTGGAGTATGTAGTGGATTGGGGCACTTTTTTGGTATTGAGGCGAAATGGGTACGCTTACTCTTTGCTTTATTTGTTGTGATCGGTGGATCGGGCGTATTGGTCTATGTTATCCTATGGATCGTCATGCCGCTCGCTGTAACCCGTGCAGATAAGATGGAAATGCGTGGTGAAGCACCGAATATTCAGAACTTCAAACGTTCTTTTGATGAAGAAATGAGCGGGGTAAGGGACTCGTTCTCGAGGGGAATGGACCGCACCGGAGATGGTGTTGCTAAATTATTGCAGGTCTTTGTGAAAGTTATCGGCGTATTCTTTGTTATTATCGTCGGGTTAACGCTCATCGGATTGATCATTGGACTTATCTTCTTTGCACTGGCTATTGTGAACGTAATTCCTGACGTCATGGACGATTCTGGTCCTTTCTACCTCATGAATCCGAGCGATGTACCTTTCGCTTTGATCGCGGGTTTCTTGGCCATTTTTATCCCTTTCGCCGGCTTGTTCTATTTGCTTCTCCGTGTTCTCTTCGAGAAAAAACCAATGAACAACTATTTGACAACCACCTTGTTTTTAGTCTGGTTGGCATCGATAGGCGGTATCATCTACTACGCTACATCGGTAGCAAAGGAATTCAAAGAGTCTAGTACGATTGTTGAAGAGAAGCCACTGCAAAAACAAGCTGTTTATTACTTAAATGAAAATGATATTCGGGTAATCCGCTTAAAAAATGGCGTAAAAAGCGGTTTGGGGATCAGGAATGAAAACCTTTCGACCTATCTGCGACGTAATATTCGTATCCGTGTCGAACGTATCGACTCCCTACAGGAACCTTATGTACGGTATGAGTATTCGGCTAAAGGAAATTCTTATAAAGTCGCAACGGATAGAGCTGGTAAAATTAACTATGCATTGAGACAAGATAGTACATCATTAACATTTGACAATGCGTTCCAATTGAATGAAGGTGAGCTCTATCGGGATCAAGAAGTCAATATTACGTTGTTTCTCCCAGTAGGTACCAAGTTGATCATTAATGATAATTTGGAAGATAAATTAAGGGATATTTCATTTTACGAATGTCGTGACCGTTATAGTGAAGATCTAAGGGATATAAAAGAAGTCGAATTTGTAGTTACATCACTTGGGTTGAAATGTGCCTTGCCGCCCAAAAAGTCAGATGACAGTGACGAAACAGATGCTGAACGCAATGAAGTAATCGCAAATGATACGTCTGTTGTCATTCGCAGAGATACCATTATCAATGTCAAAAAAGATGGTGTTACTATAGAGACAAAAAAGAAATAA